A window from Candidatus Amarolinea dominans encodes these proteins:
- a CDS encoding GAF domain-containing protein, with the protein MPSLTDAQSRELATAALTAYGAHASDHALDKLLEWASGDCYLLPQLCAWCAEAVRGYQQPQVTASVVARAVERVWRTDEAQSPIREAIQLIEEDPDTLLDLLDIIERGDLPQRHARQPITRTGADRLQLCGALKIQRGAYRFKNEIYQKGLKNRFQPAQVGHVLRMTGRWREAIEYLAWHLRADPQPQARADLLEAIIQSIYAVDDLKEAYAALVQGMELGFGLSRVHVYRADLGQNELRLMGHSLDASLVADRINLSDPTASSVEARTFHFGDYALRRSADDQVRLVAALVPELHPIGVVSIENYQASHDRHGLPPELPDLLRFLRHAAGAIESVTVRAAYQEIGQAVLSTESLRPTYERVLRAVCSALGCDFANLYLLDPSNTLLVMEAGVGRPWSSDWLPLARFDRRGQHPAVRCLQEPQPIIVHPDDRGLNPTITEQFGLHAYLRAFMRLTAAGSPLGALEIGFHARQKEFISAEDRRNLVGFADQVAIAVYNGQLLHRTDQALARQVEELRQLQDVSLVVSSTLDLDKVLSQVIVQVQRLFGAQDATIWRYLPHEKSLIILQSTIPDVTYRSQRLDTDSVTGQAVTSRQVQHEPDVQTAPHARPHPVVVQRGLHGLLSMPLLSRDAVLGAINLYTTAVARFDPAIEDHLQAFAAQAALAIDNAQQYQDLQATKQQLQAVRERDYYDLIHAVAHRLGNAVGDIPHHIRQIRQQGNLPVSAADSLQNIEYRAQTLIGLLEPLNMVVQMEHATSELLDLCKIIEELCCQVKSATIELDLDLPAAAVWVNGSRPLLLDAMQSVIDNACDAMQGQVMGGRGRLHVYLQWSGETAVELRITDNGPGIPDEVLGRVFELFYTTKIEIGQIRGRGLFTCRQFIQKCGGTVDLESRAGAGTTCIIRLPAFR; encoded by the coding sequence GTGCCATCCCTGACCGACGCGCAGAGCCGGGAGCTGGCGACCGCCGCCCTGACCGCGTACGGGGCGCATGCCTCGGATCATGCCCTGGACAAATTACTGGAATGGGCGAGCGGCGACTGCTACCTGCTGCCACAGTTGTGCGCCTGGTGTGCAGAGGCGGTGCGCGGCTATCAACAGCCACAGGTCACTGCCTCCGTGGTTGCCCGTGCGGTCGAACGTGTGTGGCGCACGGACGAGGCCCAGTCCCCCATCCGCGAGGCGATCCAACTGATCGAAGAAGACCCGGACACTTTGCTGGACCTGCTCGACATCATCGAGCGCGGCGATCTGCCGCAGCGACATGCGCGCCAGCCGATCACGCGTACCGGCGCTGACCGTCTGCAGCTCTGCGGTGCGCTGAAGATTCAGCGGGGCGCCTATCGCTTCAAGAACGAGATCTATCAGAAGGGATTGAAGAACCGCTTTCAGCCGGCGCAGGTCGGGCATGTCCTGCGCATGACCGGGCGCTGGCGCGAGGCAATTGAATACCTGGCTTGGCATCTGCGGGCCGATCCGCAGCCTCAGGCACGCGCCGATCTGCTGGAAGCCATCATTCAGTCCATCTATGCGGTGGACGATCTGAAGGAAGCGTATGCGGCGCTCGTGCAGGGTATGGAGTTGGGCTTTGGTCTGTCCAGGGTGCATGTCTACCGCGCGGATCTGGGACAAAACGAACTGCGCCTGATGGGTCACTCGCTCGATGCATCGCTCGTCGCGGACAGGATCAACTTGAGCGATCCGACCGCCAGCTCGGTCGAGGCGCGCACGTTTCATTTTGGCGATTACGCCCTGCGCCGCAGTGCCGACGATCAGGTCCGCCTGGTGGCGGCGCTGGTGCCTGAACTGCATCCAATCGGCGTAGTGAGCATCGAGAACTATCAGGCCAGCCATGATCGGCATGGGCTGCCGCCCGAACTGCCAGACCTGCTGCGCTTCTTGCGCCATGCGGCCGGGGCCATCGAGAGCGTGACGGTGCGCGCGGCCTATCAAGAGATCGGCCAGGCCGTGCTTTCGACCGAGAGCCTGCGTCCCACCTACGAGCGGGTTTTGCGGGCGGTTTGCAGCGCCCTGGGCTGTGATTTTGCCAACCTCTATCTGCTGGACCCCAGCAACACCCTGCTTGTCATGGAGGCGGGCGTGGGGCGCCCCTGGTCCTCGGACTGGCTACCCTTGGCGCGCTTCGACCGCCGTGGTCAGCACCCCGCGGTGCGCTGTTTGCAGGAGCCGCAGCCGATTATCGTTCACCCGGACGATCGGGGGCTGAATCCAACCATCACCGAGCAATTTGGTCTGCACGCCTACCTGCGCGCGTTCATGCGCTTGACCGCCGCGGGCAGCCCATTGGGCGCCCTGGAAATCGGTTTTCATGCCAGACAGAAGGAGTTCATCAGCGCGGAGGATCGGCGCAACCTGGTGGGGTTTGCCGACCAGGTTGCGATTGCGGTTTACAACGGCCAACTTCTGCACCGCACCGACCAGGCGCTGGCGCGCCAGGTGGAAGAGCTGAGGCAGTTGCAAGATGTCAGCCTAGTGGTCAGCTCAACGCTGGACCTGGACAAGGTGCTAAGCCAGGTGATTGTTCAGGTGCAACGCCTGTTCGGCGCGCAGGACGCCACTATCTGGAGGTACTTGCCGCACGAAAAGTCGTTGATCATTCTGCAATCCACCATTCCCGATGTTACCTACCGCAGCCAGCGCCTGGACACGGACAGCGTCACCGGTCAGGCTGTGACCTCCCGCCAGGTGCAGCATGAACCCGACGTGCAAACCGCGCCGCACGCGCGGCCCCATCCGGTGGTGGTGCAGCGCGGGCTGCATGGGCTGCTGAGTATGCCGTTGCTCAGCCGCGACGCCGTCCTGGGTGCGATCAACCTGTACACGACGGCGGTCGCGCGTTTTGATCCAGCGATCGAAGACCACTTGCAGGCCTTTGCCGCGCAGGCCGCGCTCGCCATTGACAACGCGCAGCAGTATCAGGACCTGCAGGCGACCAAGCAGCAGCTCCAGGCCGTGCGCGAGCGCGATTACTACGACCTGATCCATGCTGTGGCGCACCGACTGGGCAATGCCGTGGGGGATATTCCGCACCATATCAGGCAGATTCGCCAGCAGGGAAATCTCCCGGTGTCTGCGGCGGATTCGCTGCAGAATATCGAATACCGGGCACAGACCCTGATTGGGCTCCTGGAGCCATTGAACATGGTTGTCCAGATGGAACACGCCACCAGCGAGTTGCTCGACCTGTGCAAAATCATCGAGGAACTCTGCTGTCAAGTCAAGAGTGCAACCATCGAGCTTGACCTTGATCTCCCGGCGGCAGCTGTCTGGGTCAACGGCAGCCGGCCGCTGCTGTTGGATGCCATGCAATCGGTGATTGACAATGCCTGCGACGCGATGCAGGGCCAGGTGATGGGGGGCCGCGGTCGCCTGCACGTCTACCTGCAGTGGAGCGGCGAGACGGCGGTGGAACTGCGCATTACTGACAACGGCCCCGGCATACCGGATGAAGTGCTTGGTCGCGTGTTCGAGCTGTTCTACACTACCAAGATCGAAATAGGCCAGATTCGCGGCCGCGGCCTGTTTACCTGTCGTCAGTTCATCCAAAAGTGCGGCGGCACCGTGGATCTGGAATCGCGGGCGGGAGCAGGCACGACCTGTATCATCAGATTGCCGGCTTTCCGGTAA
- a CDS encoding response regulator: MAKILVVDDDPDFVEVMRTVLTVDGHTVVSASSSADGMRQLAREQPDLVILDVIMSTVLDGLTMSQRMADDPELRHVPIIMVTSIANTDYAALFPLSDYIHIDAFLSKPVNPRELRTKVDDLLTVVSVPA, encoded by the coding sequence ATGGCGAAAATTCTGGTTGTAGATGATGACCCCGATTTTGTGGAGGTGATGCGTACCGTGCTGACGGTGGATGGACACACGGTGGTGAGCGCCAGCTCCAGTGCGGATGGCATGCGTCAGTTGGCACGCGAGCAGCCCGACCTGGTCATCCTGGATGTGATCATGTCTACTGTGCTCGACGGTCTGACGATGAGTCAGCGTATGGCTGATGATCCTGAACTCCGCCATGTGCCAATCATCATGGTGACATCCATTGCCAACACGGACTATGCCGCGCTGTTTCCCTTGTCGGACTATATCCACATTGACGCTTTCTTGTCCAAGCCGGTGAACCCACGGGAACTACGCACGAAGGTGGATGATCTGCTCACCGTCGTGTCGGTACCCGCCTGA
- a CDS encoding ACT domain-containing protein: MNIKTRIGGILKNSTLARISVIGLPDRPGMAAMILGALGNAHINVEFIIQCIDLNQQDHFVLCIERDDLSAALRVVEAATREVRARSIVHDGRAASIAIFGPDFRERPGIAATMFQALAQAGINIEAISTSISTVTCIISEAHLPDALAAIQRHFDVPG; encoded by the coding sequence ATGAATATCAAAACGCGCATCGGTGGCATCCTCAAGAACTCAACCTTAGCCCGTATCAGCGTCATCGGGCTGCCGGATCGGCCGGGTATGGCTGCGATGATTCTGGGCGCGCTTGGAAACGCTCACATCAACGTTGAATTCATTATCCAGTGTATTGATCTCAACCAGCAGGACCACTTTGTTTTGTGCATCGAGCGCGATGATCTATCCGCGGCGCTGCGCGTGGTCGAGGCGGCCACGCGCGAGGTGCGGGCGCGCAGCATCGTGCATGACGGCCGGGCCGCCAGCATCGCCATCTTTGGCCCCGATTTTCGGGAACGTCCGGGCATTGCAGCCACGATGTTTCAGGCGCTGGCGCAGGCCGGTATCAATATCGAGGCCATCAGCACCTCCATTTCGACCGTGACCTGCATCATCTCGGAGGCGCACCTGCCGGACGCGCTGGCAGCCATTCAGCGTCATTTTGACGTGCCGGGCTAA
- a CDS encoding response regulator, producing the protein MASPQILVIDDDSDFREYLRIILESHGYRVRCAGNAREGAAAVESERPDLIILDAMMSYAFQGLSLVQQIRQDARLDAVPLLLVSAVLREPAHALLADVPANAIDAFLSKPIEPAIVLENVERLLRQRLHAFGRGQPVS; encoded by the coding sequence ATGGCGTCTCCACAGATTCTTGTGATTGACGATGACAGCGATTTCCGGGAGTACCTCCGCATCATTCTGGAATCGCATGGCTATCGTGTACGTTGCGCCGGCAACGCGCGCGAAGGCGCGGCCGCCGTGGAGAGTGAGCGCCCTGATCTCATCATCCTGGATGCCATGATGTCCTATGCCTTCCAGGGATTGAGCCTGGTGCAGCAGATCCGGCAAGATGCCCGTCTCGATGCCGTGCCCCTACTGCTTGTTTCAGCGGTGTTGCGCGAACCCGCGCACGCGCTGCTGGCCGATGTCCCGGCTAACGCCATTGATGCCTTCCTGTCGAAACCGATCGAGCCTGCGATTGTGTTGGAAAATGTCGAGCGCTTGCTCCGCCAGCGCCTGCATGCCTTCGGTCGCGGTCAGCCTGTCTCTTGA
- a CDS encoding UPF0175 family protein produces the protein MHTLTIEYPPEVLWALQQEPQEFETDARFFLALKLYEIGRLSTGLAARLAGLPRSAFIVMMGRYGLSPFGEYPEELESDLVTARRASHSQ, from the coding sequence ATTCATACCCTGACGATCGAGTATCCACCCGAAGTATTGTGGGCTTTACAGCAGGAACCTCAAGAGTTCGAGACCGATGCACGTTTTTTCCTCGCCCTGAAACTTTATGAAATTGGCCGACTAAGCACGGGCCTGGCCGCCAGATTGGCCGGGCTACCACGTTCAGCTTTCATTGTTATGATGGGCCGGTATGGACTGTCCCCTTTTGGCGAATATCCTGAGGAACTGGAGAGCGATCTTGTCACTGCCCGCCGCGCCAGTCATTCTCAATAA
- a CDS encoding Uma2 family endonuclease: MTLATQTMTRPRARTRKPQLDSGRGWPRDIGEAFARPPGPYTLDEVAFILEEEPVELLNGWLVRQEMTDLYERRFVSNLGSALDLAAREAGFGQVLGDQTECVLSNGSVVKPDVALISWKRMATAVPMGPLLRPTLIGSPELVVEVRSPSNRRTQEIFKRSFYFANGTRIVWDVDDKKREVWVYRAEQPDRPAHLRTDDMLTCEPLIPGWRRRLGDLFEERVSAKTLAGEVAVKWVAEGKAQGIAEGKTQGIAEGKAQGIAEGESRALRALLPTLARLRFGAEVPADLPATLAALSDEQLLRLQTGVETAATCAEWLAMTLESDSAPRPYSAAG, from the coding sequence ATGACCTTAGCGACTCAGACCATGACACGACCGCGCGCCAGAACACGCAAGCCGCAATTGGACAGCGGCAGGGGATGGCCGCGCGACATCGGCGAAGCCTTTGCCCGGCCACCAGGGCCTTACACGCTGGATGAGGTGGCATTCATTCTGGAGGAGGAGCCGGTTGAGCTGTTGAACGGCTGGCTGGTGCGACAAGAAATGACCGATCTTTACGAACGACGCTTCGTAAGCAACCTGGGGAGCGCCCTCGACCTGGCCGCACGCGAAGCTGGCTTTGGTCAGGTGCTTGGGGACCAGACAGAGTGCGTGCTATCGAATGGCAGCGTGGTGAAACCGGATGTGGCGCTCATCTCTTGGAAGCGAATGGCAACCGCAGTACCCATGGGGCCACTGCTGCGCCCGACCCTGATCGGAAGCCCTGAATTGGTGGTCGAAGTGCGGTCGCCGTCGAATCGGCGCACTCAGGAGATATTCAAGCGCTCCTTTTATTTCGCCAACGGGACCCGCATCGTGTGGGACGTTGACGACAAGAAGCGGGAGGTTTGGGTCTATCGCGCAGAACAGCCCGATCGGCCCGCCCATCTGCGCACGGATGACATGCTTACTTGTGAACCTCTGATTCCCGGCTGGCGGCGGCGCCTGGGCGATCTGTTCGAGGAACGGGTTTCAGCCAAGACCCTGGCGGGCGAAGTGGCTGTCAAATGGGTGGCCGAAGGCAAGGCGCAGGGCATCGCCGAAGGCAAGACGCAGGGCATCGCCGAAGGCAAGGCGCAGGGCATCGCCGAAGGTGAAAGTCGGGCGCTGCGCGCGCTGTTGCCCACCCTGGCTCGACTGCGTTTTGGCGCGGAAGTTCCCGCCGACCTGCCGGCAACCCTGGCTGCACTGAGCGATGAACAACTGCTGCGCCTGCAAACCGGCGTCGAAACGGCCGCCACATGCGCCGAATGGCTGGCGATGACCCTCGAATCCGATTCTGCGCCGCGGCCTTATAGCGCGGCAGGGTGA
- a CDS encoding response regulator: MASATILVVDDDPDFVEIMRTILASRGYRVITAANGAQALRQVAEAQPDLMILDIMMSTALDGYNVSETLAADPQSRFLPIIMVSSIAETPHAGLFPLEDRLHMDAWLSKPVNPGELLRKVEELLA; the protein is encoded by the coding sequence ATGGCGTCGGCGACAATTTTGGTTGTAGATGATGACCCCGATTTTGTCGAGATTATGCGCACGATTTTGGCCAGCCGTGGCTACCGTGTCATTACGGCCGCTAATGGCGCGCAGGCGCTGCGACAGGTGGCTGAAGCCCAGCCGGACCTGATGATCCTGGACATCATGATGTCAACGGCCCTGGATGGCTACAACGTCAGTGAAACGCTGGCCGCCGATCCCCAGTCGCGTTTCTTACCCATCATCATGGTTTCTTCGATTGCCGAAACACCCCACGCCGGTCTGTTTCCCCTGGAAGATCGCCTGCACATGGATGCCTGGCTCAGCAAACCGGTCAACCCAGGTGAGTTGCTGCGCAAAGTGGAAGAGCTGCTGGCCTAG
- a CDS encoding NAD(P)H-dependent oxidoreductase subunit E codes for MPMATTSRTEIAGHGARLTDPVRQSMLLTALYLAQERHGYLTPEAIEEVASRLDLPLGHVFSTATFYSLFRTQPSGRFVIQVCDGLSCYLRDGADKVADYIGGKLGIRPGETSADGRVTLERVQCLASCGTAPALRVNDALYENLTPTSLDALLERLGEN; via the coding sequence ATGCCCATGGCGACTACCTCTCGAACGGAGATCGCCGGCCACGGCGCCCGCCTGACCGATCCTGTGCGCCAGTCCATGCTCCTGACGGCGCTCTACCTGGCCCAGGAGCGGCACGGTTATCTGACCCCGGAAGCCATCGAGGAGGTTGCCAGCCGCCTTGACCTGCCCCTGGGCCATGTTTTTTCCACGGCCACGTTTTACAGCCTGTTTCGCACGCAGCCCAGCGGTCGCTTTGTCATCCAGGTGTGTGACGGCCTCTCCTGCTACCTGCGTGATGGTGCGGACAAGGTAGCGGATTACATCGGTGGCAAACTCGGCATCCGGCCAGGAGAGACCAGCGCGGATGGGCGGGTCACCCTTGAGCGGGTGCAATGCCTGGCCTCGTGTGGAACCGCGCCTGCGCTGCGCGTCAACGATGCGCTCTATGAAAACCTGACGCCAACCAGCCTCGATGCGCTGTTGGAGCGCTTGGGCGAGAACTGA
- a CDS encoding phosphotransferase → MADAHVLILEDDPLWQQNVIETLQPIAAAMHTAATLAQAETLLQTCYFNVAVVDWSLVLGDARDDQGAQFMQMLRSHDLTDTVRLVVLSAYPSTERLRAGFREFHVVDFLEKRSFDADALLHAVLDALAQNHLDHDVEIEVEGDDGGLSYLWERLTWAQREPAEALDAELYDLLRRALPDATRLAIRKLPAGQSGAGVLHVQPFFDSQAGVSVVVKFGKKDKIRREHANFQQHIEHFVAPHAGVQLVCALGRAMGVIRYQFIGAELNPENDFARFYKRHALEQIRHALDNLFKVTCNRWYDNRGTPRQRRDLVETYREGLRIEWDAVWQGMQELGIDPESEQLTFPAVAGALPNPRRWLQKRDNRLDFDVVRTVTHGDLNERNILVTEDGRTWLIDFYRTGRSHILRDAVVLETAIKFNLANCVDLTAFRDLEDVLLKQTQLDHLRIPTGHAQAKVLHTLAHLRRLAGSLNGVSDSMAEYNASLLLATLNLLRFDFMRDHHQQALLSAARLCQWLDDH, encoded by the coding sequence ATGGCCGATGCGCATGTCTTGATTCTGGAAGATGACCCGCTCTGGCAGCAGAACGTCATCGAGACTCTGCAGCCGATCGCGGCGGCGATGCACACCGCCGCGACCCTGGCGCAGGCTGAGACCCTACTCCAGACCTGTTACTTCAACGTGGCCGTTGTGGATTGGAGCCTGGTGCTGGGCGATGCCAGGGATGACCAGGGCGCGCAGTTCATGCAAATGCTGCGCAGCCATGACCTCACCGACACTGTGCGCCTGGTTGTGCTCAGCGCGTATCCCAGCACGGAACGCCTGCGCGCCGGCTTTCGAGAGTTCCACGTGGTGGATTTCCTGGAAAAACGCTCATTCGACGCCGACGCGCTGCTGCACGCGGTGCTGGATGCCCTGGCGCAGAATCACCTGGATCACGACGTCGAGATCGAAGTCGAAGGGGATGATGGCGGCCTGAGCTATCTCTGGGAACGCTTGACCTGGGCGCAGCGCGAGCCGGCTGAGGCCCTGGACGCGGAACTGTACGACCTGCTGCGCCGCGCGCTGCCAGACGCCACGCGACTTGCCATCCGAAAATTGCCGGCGGGGCAGAGTGGCGCCGGCGTTTTGCACGTGCAGCCCTTTTTTGACAGTCAGGCCGGGGTGTCGGTGGTGGTCAAGTTCGGTAAGAAGGACAAGATCCGCCGGGAACATGCGAATTTTCAACAGCATATCGAGCACTTTGTGGCGCCCCATGCCGGCGTGCAACTCGTTTGTGCGTTGGGCCGGGCCATGGGCGTCATCCGCTACCAGTTCATCGGCGCCGAGTTGAATCCGGAGAACGACTTTGCCCGCTTCTACAAGCGTCATGCGCTCGAGCAGATTCGGCATGCGCTGGACAACCTGTTCAAGGTGACGTGTAATCGCTGGTATGATAATCGGGGGACGCCGCGCCAGCGGCGCGATCTGGTGGAGACGTACCGGGAAGGGTTGCGCATCGAATGGGATGCGGTCTGGCAGGGCATGCAGGAGTTGGGTATTGATCCGGAGAGTGAGCAACTGACCTTTCCCGCGGTGGCAGGCGCGCTGCCCAACCCCAGGCGCTGGCTCCAAAAGCGCGATAATCGGCTCGATTTCGATGTCGTACGCACCGTCACGCACGGCGACTTGAACGAGCGCAACATCCTGGTCACGGAGGATGGGCGCACCTGGCTGATTGATTTCTACCGTACCGGTCGGAGCCACATCCTGCGTGACGCGGTGGTCCTGGAGACGGCCATCAAGTTCAATCTGGCGAATTGTGTAGACCTGACCGCTTTTCGTGACCTGGAAGACGTGCTGCTCAAGCAGACGCAGCTCGACCACCTCAGAATTCCCACGGGCCATGCCCAGGCCAAAGTATTGCACACGCTGGCGCATTTGCGCCGCCTGGCGGGCAGCCTCAACGGCGTCAGTGACAGCATGGCCGAGTACAACGCCAGCCTGCTCCTGGCGACCCTCAACCTGCTGCGCTTCGATTTCATGCGCGATCACCACCAACAGGCGCTGCTCTCCGCCGCCCGCCTCTGCCAGTGGCTGGACGACCATTAG
- a CDS encoding AAA family ATPase, translating to MADTKHSWRQEMPGFLHFLDETLDYRVRLHEEVLGFHLYLVDFAAWKLRFSDRSPVIWVRGHDLTALPERELAQSLAELIRLRNLAERNPILLVDGDGQGLRAAFKRNLAPILLLDRADQVAVRESRRPTGELLDRLSQQMALSLLTPYETSKPVSGSRFFGRDLELRRILQGSTSNFAIMGIRRIGKTSLLREIERRLRADAQESDDERAQQRIIVMDCSAIASPHDFVREVVRKLHPPELARLDNRQFPIFFPDFLQRMSRRFGGRLTFLLDEFDPLLAWHYTDGALLHALRASSNLEHCRYIIAGFRDLMRAGNSLDSPLYNFAKDIRLREMSREQAGEMITGPLEKLRVRFEQRSEIVNRVYDETAGQPNLIQFYCQALVERLDQENSRVLTPAYLTDVYANEDFRTFVLGTFMDNTTHLEKVIAFAIMAEYGGERTFDLEAIDAALTQCQVNTRVLDIEQACRNLEMAGTFAASGREYRFATPVFPRVLTEKYDPHFLLRKLQREGL from the coding sequence ATGGCCGACACCAAACACTCCTGGCGCCAGGAAATGCCCGGATTCCTGCACTTCCTGGACGAAACGCTCGATTATCGCGTCCGGCTGCACGAGGAAGTGCTCGGTTTTCACCTCTACCTCGTAGATTTTGCCGCGTGGAAGCTGCGCTTCTCTGATCGTTCACCGGTCATTTGGGTGCGCGGCCATGACTTGACCGCACTGCCTGAACGCGAACTGGCGCAAAGCCTTGCTGAACTGATCCGTCTGCGTAACCTGGCCGAACGCAACCCCATCCTGCTTGTGGACGGCGACGGCCAGGGCCTGCGCGCCGCCTTCAAGCGCAACCTGGCGCCCATCTTGCTGCTGGATCGCGCCGATCAGGTTGCCGTGCGTGAATCGCGCCGCCCCACCGGCGAACTGCTCGACCGCCTCAGCCAGCAGATGGCCCTCAGCCTCCTGACGCCCTACGAAACGAGCAAACCGGTCAGCGGTTCGCGCTTTTTTGGCCGCGACCTGGAGCTGCGCCGCATCCTGCAGGGCAGCACCAGCAACTTCGCCATCATGGGCATTCGCCGCATCGGCAAAACCTCGCTCCTGCGCGAGATCGAACGCCGCCTGCGCGCCGACGCGCAGGAGAGCGACGATGAGCGGGCGCAGCAGCGCATCATCGTCATGGACTGCAGCGCGATCGCCTCGCCGCACGATTTCGTCCGCGAAGTCGTGCGCAAGCTGCACCCACCAGAACTGGCGCGCCTGGATAATCGGCAATTCCCGATCTTCTTCCCTGATTTTCTGCAACGCATGTCGCGTCGTTTTGGCGGTCGCTTGACCTTTCTGCTCGACGAATTCGATCCACTCCTGGCCTGGCACTACACCGATGGCGCGCTGCTCCACGCCCTGCGCGCCTCCAGCAACCTGGAGCACTGTCGCTACATCATCGCCGGTTTCCGTGATCTCATGCGTGCGGGCAACAGCCTCGACTCCCCTCTCTACAACTTCGCCAAAGACATCCGGCTCCGGGAAATGAGCCGCGAGCAGGCGGGCGAAATGATCACCGGCCCGCTGGAAAAGCTGCGTGTCCGTTTCGAACAGCGCAGCGAAATTGTCAATCGGGTCTATGACGAGACCGCCGGGCAGCCCAACCTGATTCAGTTCTACTGCCAGGCGCTGGTTGAGCGCCTCGATCAGGAGAACAGCCGGGTGTTGACGCCGGCCTACCTGACCGATGTGTATGCCAACGAAGACTTTCGCACCTTCGTGCTGGGTACCTTCATGGACAACACCACACATCTTGAAAAAGTGATTGCCTTTGCCATCATGGCCGAGTATGGGGGCGAGCGCACCTTCGACCTGGAAGCCATAGATGCCGCGCTGACGCAGTGCCAGGTGAATACGCGGGTGCTCGACATTGAACAGGCCTGCCGCAACCTGGAAATGGCCGGCACTTTTGCCGCCAGCGGCCGTGAGTATCGTTTTGCTACCCCCGTGTTCCCACGTGTGCTGACGGAGAAATATGATCCCCATTTCTTGCTTCGCAAACTCCAGCGCGAGGGGCTGTAA
- the nuoF gene encoding NADH-quinone oxidoreductase subunit NuoF yields MWQPILTRNIHLPNSEKITTYFDHGGYQSVRKALTLAPDDVIDLVKRARLRGRGGAGFPTGLKWSFVPKGAGVTRYLAVNTDEGEPGTFKDRAIVERDPHQIIEGVIIAAYAIQAQRAFVYIRGEFFLGVKRWIKAIADAYQYGLLGKNILNSGFSLDISVHRGAGAYICGEETAMIESLEGKRGEPRLKPPYPVQAGLWGQPTVVQNVETLVNVPHIVLNGPEWYAAIGTEKSTGPKIFCVSGHVNRPGVYELPLGTPLRTIIDDYAGGVRHGHTIKAVIPGGVSTNLVLPAQLDVPMSFEGLEAIGTQLGTGGIVVMDDTTNMVEVARRTVAFFAHESCGSCVPCRLGGYRLLETLTRFTQHTATADDLQNLQWLVRGINGITFCPLGAGMANPVNALLHHFDGEFRAHMQVN; encoded by the coding sequence ATGTGGCAACCGATTTTGACTCGCAACATTCATCTGCCCAACTCGGAGAAGATCACCACCTACTTCGATCATGGTGGTTATCAGTCTGTGCGCAAGGCGCTGACGCTGGCTCCCGATGATGTCATTGATCTGGTCAAGCGTGCGCGCCTGCGCGGGCGCGGCGGCGCCGGTTTTCCCACCGGGCTGAAGTGGAGTTTTGTGCCCAAAGGGGCAGGCGTGACGCGTTACCTGGCCGTCAATACCGACGAGGGCGAGCCTGGCACCTTCAAGGATCGTGCCATTGTTGAACGGGATCCGCATCAGATCATCGAAGGCGTGATCATCGCGGCCTATGCCATCCAGGCGCAGCGGGCCTTTGTCTATATCCGGGGTGAATTTTTCCTGGGCGTCAAACGTTGGATCAAGGCGATTGCTGATGCCTATCAGTACGGCCTGCTGGGCAAGAATATCCTGAACAGCGGCTTCAGCCTGGACATTTCTGTACACCGCGGCGCTGGCGCCTACATCTGCGGTGAAGAGACGGCCATGATCGAGTCGCTGGAAGGCAAGCGGGGCGAACCGCGCCTGAAACCGCCCTACCCGGTGCAGGCTGGCCTGTGGGGTCAGCCCACGGTGGTGCAGAATGTGGAAACGTTGGTGAATGTGCCGCACATCGTTCTGAACGGTCCCGAATGGTACGCGGCCATCGGCACAGAGAAGAGCACCGGCCCCAAGATTTTCTGTGTCAGCGGCCATGTCAATCGCCCCGGCGTGTATGAGCTTCCGTTGGGCACCCCGTTGCGCACGATCATTGATGACTACGCGGGCGGGGTCCGCCACGGACACACGATCAAGGCCGTGATTCCGGGCGGGGTTTCAACCAACCTGGTGCTGCCCGCGCAGCTCGATGTCCCCATGTCGTTCGAGGGCCTGGAAGCCATCGGCACGCAGCTCGGCACCGGCGGTATCGTCGTCATGGATGACACCACCAACATGGTTGAGGTGGCGCGGCGCACCGTCGCCTTCTTTGCCCACGAATCATGCGGCAGTTGCGTGCCCTGCAGGCTCGGCGGTTATCGGCTGTTGGAAACCCTCACCCGTTTCACGCAACATACCGCGACCGCAGATGATCTGCAGAACTTGCAGTGGCTGGTGCGGGGCATCAATGGCATCACGTTTTGCCCGCTGGGCGCCGGCATGGCGAACCCCGTCAACGCCCTGCTTCATCATTTCGATGGCGAGTTTCGCGCCCACATGCAGGTCAACTGA